In Malaclemys terrapin pileata isolate rMalTer1 chromosome 10, rMalTer1.hap1, whole genome shotgun sequence, the following are encoded in one genomic region:
- the LOC128844793 gene encoding uncharacterized protein LOC128844793, whose product MLADGEDEEGDEEDEAVDSAHNADFPDSQDLFITLTEIPYQPSPAITPDTESGEGSATPSATVSQPSLSSHSQRLARIRHKKKRTREDMFSELIACSRAQAAQQTQWRENLTRMHQANMDREERWRQEDQQATQTLLGLMREQTDTLRRLVDVLQERRQEDRAPLQSISNRPPPPPSPILPSPKVHRRRGGRVPANSHSTPADSSSSRRLSFPKI is encoded by the exons atgttagcggacggggaagatgaggaaggagatgaggaggacgaggcagtcgacagcgctcacaacgctgatttccccgacagccaggatctcttcatcacccttacagagatcccctaccaaccctccccagccattaccccggacacagaatctggggaaggatcagcca ccccatctgcgactgtctcacaacctagcctgtcatcacactcccagaggctagcgcggattaggcataagaagaagaggacacgggaggacatgttctcggagcttatagcctgctccagagcccaggcagcacagcagacccagtggcgggagaacttgacccgaatgcaccaagccaacatggatcgggaggagaggtggcgtcaggaagaccagcaggcgactcaaaccctgcttggactaatgagggagcaaacagacacgctccggcgccttgtggatgttctgcaggaacggaggcaggaggacagagccccgctgcagtccatctctaaccgccctcccccgccaccaagtcccatactcccctcacccaaagtgcacagaaggagaggcggcagagtccctgctaactctcactccacccctgcagatagctcgagcagcagaaggctctcattccccaaaatttga